The following coding sequences lie in one Halomonas sp. 'Soap Lake #6' genomic window:
- the pobA gene encoding 4-hydroxybenzoate 3-monooxygenase translates to MKTQVAIIGAGPSGLLLGQLLHRQGIDNVIVEQRSGEYVLSRIRAGVLEQGMVDLLREAGVDQRMDQEGLPHDGFELVFDNRRVRVPLAELTGGSHVMVYGQTEVTRDLMEARKAAGATTLYEAQNVQPHDLESDSPYLTFEYNGETVRLDCDYVAGCDGYHGISRQSIPQDRIKTFEKIYPFGWLGVLSDTPPVSDELIYANHERGFSLCSMRSATRSRYYLQVPLDEKVEEWSDERFWEELKRRLPEEVAAKLVTGPSIEKSIAPLRSFVVEPMQYGRLFLVGDAAHIVPPTGAKGLNLAASDVNTLYRLMVKVYQEGRTDLIERYSQTCLKRIWKAERFSWWMTSMLHNFSLDKNSDEEDFNSRMQLAELDYVTSSTAGMTTIAENYVGLPYESLE, encoded by the coding sequence ATGAAAACACAGGTTGCGATTATAGGTGCAGGCCCTTCTGGTTTATTGCTAGGCCAATTGTTGCATCGCCAAGGCATCGATAACGTCATTGTTGAACAGCGTAGCGGGGAGTATGTACTTAGCCGAATTCGTGCCGGTGTGCTTGAGCAGGGCATGGTGGACTTACTGCGCGAAGCGGGTGTTGATCAGCGCATGGATCAAGAGGGCCTACCTCACGATGGTTTCGAGCTTGTGTTTGATAACCGTCGCGTGCGGGTCCCGCTGGCTGAATTGACGGGCGGCAGTCACGTGATGGTTTACGGCCAAACCGAGGTGACGCGAGATCTAATGGAGGCCCGCAAAGCTGCTGGCGCAACAACCCTCTACGAAGCACAGAACGTTCAGCCCCATGACTTGGAAAGTGACAGCCCCTATCTCACCTTTGAGTATAACGGTGAAACCGTCCGGCTTGACTGCGACTACGTTGCCGGTTGCGATGGTTATCACGGTATATCACGTCAGTCGATCCCGCAGGATCGTATCAAAACGTTCGAGAAGATTTACCCGTTTGGCTGGCTGGGCGTGCTGTCGGATACGCCGCCGGTGTCTGATGAACTCATTTATGCAAACCACGAGCGTGGTTTCAGCCTTTGCAGCATGCGCTCCGCCACCCGCAGCCGCTACTATCTGCAAGTGCCATTGGATGAAAAAGTGGAAGAGTGGTCTGATGAGCGCTTCTGGGAAGAGCTAAAACGCCGACTGCCGGAAGAGGTTGCCGCCAAGCTTGTGACTGGTCCCTCCATTGAGAAGAGCATTGCGCCACTGCGTAGCTTCGTGGTTGAACCAATGCAGTACGGGCGGCTGTTTCTGGTCGGCGATGCAGCGCATATTGTGCCGCCTACCGGTGCTAAAGGCCTTAACTTGGCGGCCAGCGACGTCAACACCCTTTATCGCCTAATGGTGAAGGTTTACCAGGAAGGTCGCACGGATCTGATCGAGCGCTACTCGCAAACCTGCCTGAAGCGCATCTGGAAAGCCGAGCGCTTCTCCTGGTGGATGACCTCGATGCTGCACAATTTCTCTTTAGACAAGAACTCCGATGAGGAGGATTTCAACAGCCGTATGCAGCTGGCCGAGCTGGACTACGTGACCAGCTCGACAGCAGGGATGACCACCATCGCGGAAAACTATGTGGGTTTGCCCTATGAGTCCCTTGAGTAG
- a CDS encoding helix-turn-helix domain-containing protein: MVASPATSVPVFKLYGETQHWPTPDLLHCESIPERSQLHNWRIRPHRHADLVHILFISQGSVELALEGANHQLQHSSAIIVPAMAIHGFHFSPDVQGHIITLAKPLADHLHTLMGESSALKKADFFRFNLPDQSKRIATLVTQIDQEYRQPAPGRNRLLEALVQALVVELSRLTAYPDRAAKRHGPRQSDKGRQHLENFQALIEEHYREQPSIEQLAERIGVSSAHLNMLCRQLAGRSALQLLHERLLLEAKRQLTYTNMTIGQVSDNLGFSEPAYFTRFFKRNTALSPRDFRLRQHAQQ; the protein is encoded by the coding sequence ATGGTAGCCTCACCTGCCACGTCCGTTCCGGTATTTAAGCTCTATGGCGAGACCCAGCATTGGCCTACGCCAGACTTACTGCACTGTGAGTCAATTCCCGAGCGCAGCCAGCTACATAATTGGCGTATCCGCCCCCACCGACATGCCGATTTGGTGCATATCCTGTTTATCAGCCAAGGTAGCGTTGAGTTAGCGCTGGAGGGAGCAAACCATCAATTGCAGCACTCCTCCGCCATTATTGTTCCCGCCATGGCCATCCATGGTTTTCACTTTTCACCGGATGTACAAGGGCACATTATTACCCTGGCCAAGCCACTGGCGGATCACTTACATACGCTAATGGGCGAGAGCAGTGCGCTAAAAAAAGCCGACTTTTTCCGCTTTAATCTTCCTGATCAAAGCAAGCGAATTGCCACACTGGTCACTCAGATCGATCAGGAATACCGCCAACCGGCACCTGGGCGAAACCGGCTGCTTGAAGCTCTGGTACAGGCGTTAGTCGTCGAGTTGTCACGTCTTACCGCTTACCCAGACAGAGCTGCAAAGCGGCATGGACCACGCCAGAGCGATAAAGGGCGTCAGCACCTTGAGAACTTTCAGGCATTAATCGAAGAGCACTATCGTGAACAGCCAAGCATTGAACAGTTAGCCGAGCGGATAGGTGTGAGTAGTGCGCACTTGAATATGCTATGTCGCCAGCTTGCCGGGCGCAGTGCCCTACAACTGCTGCATGAGCGTTTACTGTTAGAAGCCAAGCGCCAGCTCACCTATACCAATATGACCATAGGCCAAGTCTCCGATAACTTAGGCTTCTCTGAACCTGCCTACTTCACCCGTTTTTTTAAACGTAATACTGCCCTGTCACCACGGGATTTTCGGCTGCGCCAGCACGCCCAGCAGTAG
- a CDS encoding aldehyde dehydrogenase family protein, producing MQNNHKFQTLINGKLTSGTQQMAVINPSNEEVLAHCPQVTPEEVEYAIRAARDAWPDWRDTPLEQRRQVLHAIADCIEKNAEELQRWITLEQGKPLAGAAVETSQAPAILRYFADIDLSPRILQDDDHQRAELHRRPLGVVAAIVPWNFPLVMACYKLGPALIAGNTCLIKPSPTTPLATLRLGELIADLVPPGVVNILPDGGDVGPLLTGHPGINKVSFTGSTTTGRAVMRSAADSLQRLTLELGGNDAAIVLDDVDVDAVAPQLFALAFVNSGQVCMSIKRLYIQSGIYDRLCDALAKLARTAKVGDGLDPATQFGPVQNRKQFEVVKKLLELAPQHGRIIAGGNTYGPGYFVEPTLIRDIEEGNPVVDEEIFGPVRSLLRFDDIDEAIERANNSPYGLGGSVWTKDLTLGKQLACRLESGSAWVNQHFAMAPHIPFGGHKQSGIGVEFAEAGLHEYTAIQSVVIAK from the coding sequence ATGCAAAACAATCATAAATTTCAAACTCTTATCAACGGAAAGTTGACCTCTGGCACTCAGCAGATGGCCGTCATCAACCCAAGTAATGAAGAGGTACTGGCCCACTGCCCCCAGGTCACTCCAGAAGAGGTTGAGTACGCTATTCGTGCAGCAAGAGATGCTTGGCCTGACTGGCGGGATACGCCGCTAGAGCAACGCCGTCAGGTGCTACACGCCATTGCAGATTGCATCGAGAAAAACGCCGAGGAACTACAGCGCTGGATTACTCTTGAGCAAGGCAAACCCTTAGCGGGTGCGGCGGTGGAGACGTCTCAAGCGCCTGCCATCCTGCGCTATTTTGCTGACATCGACCTTTCCCCCCGCATACTGCAAGACGATGACCATCAGCGCGCCGAACTCCACCGCCGCCCGCTGGGCGTGGTCGCGGCTATCGTGCCCTGGAATTTTCCGCTCGTGATGGCCTGTTACAAGCTGGGGCCAGCCCTGATTGCAGGTAATACCTGTCTTATCAAACCAAGCCCCACTACACCGCTGGCAACCCTGCGCCTTGGTGAGCTGATTGCCGACCTGGTACCCCCAGGCGTGGTCAACATACTGCCAGACGGCGGCGATGTTGGGCCATTACTGACCGGCCACCCAGGCATCAATAAAGTCTCTTTCACAGGCTCCACGACCACCGGCCGGGCGGTGATGCGCTCTGCCGCTGACAGCTTGCAGCGCCTTACCCTGGAGCTCGGTGGTAACGACGCCGCCATCGTACTTGATGATGTGGATGTCGACGCCGTAGCACCGCAGTTGTTTGCCCTGGCCTTCGTCAACTCCGGTCAGGTGTGCATGTCGATTAAGCGTCTATATATCCAGTCCGGCATCTACGACCGACTGTGCGACGCCCTCGCCAAGCTAGCCCGCACTGCCAAGGTCGGCGATGGGCTGGACCCGGCGACCCAGTTTGGCCCCGTACAGAACCGCAAGCAGTTTGAAGTGGTAAAAAAACTGCTCGAACTGGCACCTCAGCACGGCCGCATTATTGCCGGTGGAAACACTTATGGGCCTGGCTATTTCGTTGAGCCAACGCTGATCAGGGATATCGAAGAGGGCAACCCGGTGGTGGATGAAGAGATATTCGGCCCGGTGCGCTCGCTGCTGCGCTTTGATGATATCGATGAGGCCATAGAGCGGGCCAACAACTCACCTTATGGTCTCGGCGGTTCGGTGTGGACGAAAGACCTCACCCTGGGCAAACAGCTCGCCTGCCGGTTGGAATCAGGCAGTGCCTGGGTTAACCAGCACTTTGCCATGGCACCGCACATTCCTTTCGGCGGCCATAAGCAGTCCGGCATCGGGGTGGAATTCGCCGAAGCAGGGCTACACGAATACACCGCAATTCAGTCGGTGGTGATCGCCAAGTAA
- a CDS encoding NAD(P)-dependent alcohol dehydrogenase, which translates to MNIIAAVARSPRAPLSIETLQLEPPRAGEILVRVVATGICHTDIAMRDQQLPTPQPVVLGHEGAGIVESVGAGVTKVEVGDHVVMTFNSCGHCPSCSGGQASYCHDFFPRNFFGTRTDGSSGLSKDAEPVHGNIFGQSSFASHALCHERNIVKVPRTAPLELLGPLACGVQTGAGAVLNSLKVAPGDSLLVFGTGSVGLSAIMAGVVAGATTIIAVDVHEQRLSMAKELGASHAIPANAEDLMEQISQATGGIGVDHAIDTTGLPAVIQKAVAALAPRGTCGIVGASDPATTVELNLTHMMSAGRSLRGIVEGDSLPDVFIPALIRLFEQGRFPFDRLVTFYDFDQINQAIDDTEHGRSIKPIVRQPSM; encoded by the coding sequence ATGAATATCATCGCCGCTGTTGCCCGTTCGCCCCGGGCGCCCCTTTCCATCGAAACATTACAGCTGGAACCACCCCGTGCGGGTGAAATCCTGGTCCGCGTGGTCGCCACCGGCATTTGTCATACCGATATCGCCATGCGCGATCAGCAGCTACCGACACCTCAACCCGTGGTACTCGGCCATGAGGGCGCCGGTATCGTCGAGAGTGTCGGTGCGGGAGTCACTAAGGTTGAGGTCGGCGACCATGTGGTCATGACCTTCAACTCCTGCGGTCATTGCCCAAGTTGCTCAGGCGGCCAAGCCAGCTACTGCCATGATTTTTTCCCGCGTAACTTTTTTGGCACCCGCACAGATGGCTCCAGCGGCCTATCGAAAGATGCCGAGCCGGTGCACGGCAACATTTTCGGTCAATCCTCCTTTGCCAGCCACGCCCTCTGCCATGAACGCAATATCGTCAAGGTCCCTCGCACTGCGCCACTGGAGTTACTGGGCCCACTGGCCTGCGGGGTGCAAACTGGGGCCGGGGCGGTGCTTAACTCACTCAAGGTAGCGCCAGGAGACTCACTACTGGTGTTTGGCACCGGCTCCGTTGGCCTGTCGGCCATTATGGCGGGGGTGGTCGCCGGTGCGACCACCATCATTGCGGTCGACGTTCACGAACAGCGGCTCTCAATGGCCAAAGAGCTAGGCGCCAGCCATGCCATTCCTGCCAACGCAGAAGATCTTATGGAGCAGATTTCCCAGGCCACGGGCGGCATCGGCGTTGACCACGCCATTGATACCACTGGGCTGCCTGCCGTTATTCAAAAAGCAGTAGCCGCTTTAGCACCACGTGGCACCTGCGGGATTGTCGGCGCGTCTGACCCTGCGACCACGGTAGAGTTAAACCTGACCCATATGATGTCGGCGGGGCGCAGCCTGCGCGGCATTGTGGAAGGCGACTCGTTGCCGGATGTTTTTATACCAGCGTTGATCCGACTGTTTGAGCAGGGGCGCTTTCCTTTTGATCGGTTGGTGACCTTCTACGACTTTGATCAAATCAACCAAGCCATTGACGATACTGAGCATGGCCGATCTATCAAGCCGATTGTCCGCCAACCAAGCATGTAA
- a CDS encoding crotonase/enoyl-CoA hydratase family protein: MSETLVKSSLDDNIYTITLARPEKRNAVSDRLLNALEEALIATPESARVIILAAEGKHFCAGLDLAEHQHRAPFGVMQHSRGWHRIFDRLQNGGIPVVAAMQGAVIGGGLELATAAHVRVAEPTTIYQLPEGRHGIFVGGGASVRVSSIIGPGRMCEMMLTGRVMEADEGQRLGISHYVVGEGESLDKARQLAARIAENAPMANWAMVSAISRIDNMSSDDGLFVESLTAALTQTSPEVAERISNFFNSKGKGPRS, translated from the coding sequence ATGAGCGAGACACTCGTCAAGTCATCCCTGGATGACAACATCTACACCATCACGCTGGCTAGGCCTGAGAAGCGCAACGCTGTTAGCGACCGCCTGCTCAACGCTCTGGAAGAGGCACTCATCGCCACACCGGAAAGCGCCAGGGTGATCATCCTTGCCGCTGAGGGAAAGCACTTCTGCGCAGGCTTAGACCTTGCTGAGCACCAGCATCGCGCCCCCTTCGGCGTCATGCAGCACTCCCGCGGCTGGCACCGGATCTTTGACCGTTTACAAAATGGCGGTATCCCGGTGGTCGCCGCCATGCAGGGGGCGGTGATTGGCGGAGGCCTGGAGCTAGCCACGGCCGCCCATGTGCGGGTTGCTGAACCGACAACCATTTACCAGCTACCGGAGGGACGCCATGGCATCTTCGTCGGCGGCGGCGCCTCGGTGCGGGTATCCAGCATCATCGGCCCCGGCCGGATGTGCGAAATGATGCTCACCGGCCGCGTCATGGAAGCCGACGAGGGCCAGCGCCTGGGAATTTCCCACTACGTGGTCGGTGAAGGCGAAAGCTTAGACAAGGCCCGGCAGCTTGCCGCCCGTATTGCTGAGAATGCCCCGATGGCGAACTGGGCCATGGTCTCGGCGATCTCGCGCATCGACAACATGTCCAGCGATGATGGTCTCTTCGTTGAGTCGCTGACTGCCGCCCTAACGCAAACCAGTCCCGAAGTCGCTGAACGCATTAGCAACTTTTTTAATAGCAAGGGCAAAGGCCCACGCAGTTGA
- a CDS encoding 3-hydroxyacyl-CoA dehydrogenase gives MQCQNNTFIVTGGASGLGEATVRSLHRAGGNVIIADLNTQRGTALAAELNAQAADQRAHFQPTDVTSEADAKAVVDLTLETFGSLQGLINCAGVGDPAKVVDRQGEPLPLEVFSRIVNINLLGSFNMLRLAAAAMVKSEPQADGERGVIINTASVAAFDGQIGQPAYAASKGGIVAMTLPIAREMARHGIRVMTIAPGLFRTPLMESLPEEAQQSLAASIPFPSRLGEPDEFARLACHIIDNPMLNGETIRLDGAIRMAPR, from the coding sequence ATGCAGTGTCAAAACAATACCTTCATCGTCACCGGGGGAGCGTCGGGCCTTGGGGAAGCGACTGTTCGCAGCCTACATCGCGCAGGCGGCAATGTGATTATCGCCGATCTCAATACCCAGCGCGGCACCGCCCTGGCCGCCGAGCTGAATGCCCAAGCAGCAGACCAACGCGCCCACTTCCAGCCTACCGATGTGACCAGCGAAGCCGATGCCAAGGCCGTTGTAGACCTCACGCTTGAAACCTTCGGCAGCCTGCAGGGGCTAATCAACTGCGCGGGCGTCGGTGATCCGGCCAAGGTGGTTGACCGCCAAGGCGAACCATTGCCGCTGGAGGTTTTCTCACGGATCGTCAATATCAATCTGTTGGGCAGTTTCAATATGCTGCGCCTTGCAGCGGCGGCCATGGTCAAAAGCGAGCCCCAAGCCGACGGTGAGCGCGGGGTCATTATCAACACCGCCTCGGTAGCGGCCTTTGATGGTCAAATTGGTCAGCCTGCCTACGCGGCCTCGAAAGGCGGCATTGTTGCCATGACACTACCGATTGCAAGGGAGATGGCCCGCCATGGCATCCGCGTGATGACTATCGCCCCTGGGCTGTTTAGGACGCCGCTGATGGAGTCGCTACCGGAAGAGGCCCAGCAGTCGCTGGCGGCCTCTATTCCCTTCCCCAGCCGCCTGGGAGAACCTGACGAGTTTGCGCGCCTGGCCTGTCATATCATCGACAACCCCATGCTCAACGGCGAAACCATTCGTTTGGATGGCGCGATTCGTATGGCACCAAGGTAA
- a CDS encoding acyl-CoA dehydrogenase produces MIDYTAPLRDMQFILDELAGLEGIAELPGCEDASADLVSAVLEEAGKFASGVLAPLNPIGDRQGCQLEGGRVITPEGWQAAYDQFRDAGWIGLSLPPEHGGQGLPKLVATPVWEMWFSANMAFAMLPQLNVGQTEALMIAASETQKSIWLEKIVSGEWAATMNLTEPQAGSDLAATRMRAEPTGEGNYRLFGQKIYISYGEHELTPNIVHLVLARLPDAPPGVKGLSLFLVPKYLLDAQGEPGEQNDLRCISIEHKMGIHGSPTCTLSYGDHSGALGELIGEPHQGLQTMFVMMNDARFNVGVQGVALGERAYQAALTYAQERIQGRNVVTGATGQPIIVHPDVKRMLVSMRARLMAMRSLLYTAAGWFDIARHHTNNDVADKHRRLVDLLMPVAKGWCTEVGNDLCDEAIQVFGGMGFVEETGVAQLFRDARVITIYEGTTGIQANDLLGRKILREEGATLRELVSEIRATVTQLNANSQLNDMAQALGAQATLLEETSDWLLAHKTETANLYAGAVPLLHLLGIICGAWQMARLALAASACQNTLDHTHDSDAEYRQGLVELAHFYMETQAPQAWAHAHTLRHAGTVLSRFPSGEL; encoded by the coding sequence ATGATCGACTACACCGCCCCGCTGCGTGATATGCAGTTTATCCTCGACGAGCTAGCCGGCCTCGAGGGCATCGCCGAGCTGCCCGGCTGCGAGGACGCCTCGGCGGACCTGGTAAGCGCGGTGCTGGAGGAGGCCGGCAAGTTCGCCAGCGGGGTGCTCGCCCCCCTCAACCCGATCGGTGATCGGCAAGGCTGCCAGCTGGAGGGCGGGCGGGTGATCACCCCCGAAGGCTGGCAAGCGGCCTACGATCAGTTCCGCGATGCTGGCTGGATTGGCCTCTCGTTACCACCAGAGCACGGTGGTCAGGGGCTGCCCAAGTTAGTCGCCACGCCCGTGTGGGAGATGTGGTTCTCCGCCAATATGGCCTTCGCCATGCTACCCCAGCTCAACGTGGGCCAGACCGAAGCGCTGATGATCGCCGCCAGCGAGACACAGAAGAGCATCTGGCTGGAGAAAATCGTCAGCGGCGAGTGGGCTGCCACCATGAATCTTACCGAACCCCAAGCCGGTTCAGACTTGGCCGCTACACGCATGCGTGCCGAGCCGACCGGTGAAGGAAACTACCGTCTATTCGGACAAAAGATCTATATCTCTTACGGCGAGCACGAACTGACCCCCAATATTGTCCACTTGGTGCTCGCCCGGCTGCCCGACGCGCCGCCTGGGGTTAAAGGGCTGTCGCTATTTTTAGTACCCAAGTACCTGCTTGATGCTCAAGGTGAACCCGGTGAGCAAAATGACCTTCGCTGTATCTCCATCGAGCACAAAATGGGCATTCATGGCAGCCCTACCTGCACCCTCAGCTATGGCGATCACAGCGGTGCTCTAGGCGAGCTTATCGGTGAGCCGCACCAAGGGCTTCAGACTATGTTTGTGATGATGAACGATGCCCGCTTCAACGTCGGGGTGCAGGGGGTAGCCCTGGGTGAGCGTGCTTATCAGGCAGCACTGACCTATGCACAGGAGCGGATTCAGGGCCGCAATGTGGTCACCGGCGCGACCGGCCAACCGATTATTGTCCACCCCGATGTAAAACGTATGTTGGTGTCGATGCGCGCCCGGCTAATGGCCATGCGCAGCCTGCTTTATACCGCCGCTGGCTGGTTCGATATCGCCCGCCACCATACCAATAACGATGTCGCTGACAAGCACCGCCGCTTGGTTGACCTACTGATGCCGGTGGCCAAGGGCTGGTGCACCGAGGTGGGCAACGATCTCTGCGACGAGGCGATTCAGGTGTTTGGCGGCATGGGCTTCGTTGAGGAGACCGGGGTCGCCCAGCTGTTCCGCGATGCCCGGGTCATAACCATCTACGAGGGCACCACCGGCATCCAGGCCAACGACCTGCTGGGCCGCAAAATACTACGCGAAGAGGGCGCCACCCTGCGCGAGCTGGTGAGTGAAATACGCGCCACCGTTACCCAGCTCAACGCTAATTCCCAGCTGAATGATATGGCGCAAGCCCTTGGTGCCCAAGCAACACTGCTTGAGGAAACCAGCGACTGGCTGCTGGCCCACAAAACCGAAACCGCCAACCTTTATGCCGGTGCCGTGCCGCTGCTACACCTGCTGGGTATCATCTGCGGGGCCTGGCAGATGGCGCGCCTGGCGCTTGCCGCCAGCGCCTGTCAAAACACCCTGGATCATACCCATGACAGCGACGCTGAATACCGACAAGGGCTGGTAGAACTGGCGCATTTCTATATGGAAACCCAAGCGCCCCAGGCCTGGGCCCATGCTCATACCCTGAGGCACGCAGGCACAGTGCTAAGCCGTTTTCCTAGCGGCGAGCTGTAA
- a CDS encoding thiolase family protein — translation MFTNAYIPYGGYYSSPFCKWMGSLANINSIELGAATSKRWFASRDIDPTLIDYLYLGVSVGQKSIFYGAPWAAAMMGAGQAPGQNISQACATATTAVFNAALAVESGSFETTYCLLADRPSNGPHTIWPNPNGPGGEVISENWNMDNIAADPATGKDMLTTAENVAREHGFSREQADELTLRRYEQYAEALANDRAFQKRYMFPIEAAVSRKETKLIEADEGVTATSAEALARLRSVQPDGIHTFGAQTHPADANAGIVVTTRERALEMSSDPRMAVQIIAYGHARTKPAHMPMAPAESVKRVLHRAGLTLDQIKTIKNHSPFIVNDLHLAKALELDANTFNNYGTSLVYGHPQAPTLARLLIEAIEETAMKGGGYALVTGCAAGDSAAALIVKVGD, via the coding sequence ATGTTCACCAATGCCTACATACCCTATGGTGGCTACTACTCCAGCCCGTTCTGCAAATGGATGGGAAGCCTAGCCAATATCAATTCTATTGAACTCGGTGCGGCCACCAGTAAACGCTGGTTTGCCTCAAGGGACATCGACCCGACACTGATTGATTACCTTTATCTGGGTGTCTCGGTGGGACAGAAGTCGATTTTCTACGGCGCGCCCTGGGCGGCGGCCATGATGGGGGCTGGCCAAGCACCGGGCCAGAATATTTCCCAGGCCTGCGCTACCGCTACCACGGCGGTATTCAATGCCGCCCTGGCGGTGGAGTCCGGCAGTTTTGAGACCACTTACTGCCTGCTCGCCGACCGTCCTTCCAACGGCCCACATACCATTTGGCCGAACCCCAATGGCCCCGGAGGTGAGGTAATTTCCGAAAACTGGAACATGGACAATATCGCCGCCGACCCCGCCACCGGTAAGGATATGTTGACGACGGCGGAAAACGTCGCCCGTGAGCATGGTTTCAGCCGTGAGCAGGCCGATGAGCTTACCCTGCGCCGCTATGAGCAGTACGCAGAGGCGTTGGCCAATGATCGCGCGTTCCAGAAGCGCTATATGTTCCCGATTGAAGCTGCCGTATCCCGTAAGGAAACCAAGCTGATTGAAGCCGATGAGGGGGTGACGGCCACCAGTGCCGAGGCTCTGGCCCGGTTGCGCAGTGTCCAGCCCGATGGCATTCATACCTTCGGCGCTCAAACCCACCCGGCGGATGCCAATGCCGGTATCGTCGTCACGACCCGGGAGCGGGCGCTGGAAATGAGCAGCGACCCGCGTATGGCGGTGCAAATTATTGCCTACGGCCACGCCCGCACCAAGCCCGCCCATATGCCCATGGCACCGGCGGAATCAGTCAAGCGAGTGCTTCACCGGGCGGGCCTAACCCTTGATCAAATTAAAACGATCAAGAACCACTCGCCGTTTATCGTCAATGATCTGCACTTAGCCAAAGCGTTGGAGCTAGATGCCAATACGTTTAACAACTATGGCACCTCGCTCGTCTACGGGCACCCCCAGGCACCCACCCTGGCGCGACTGCTGATCGAGGCGATTGAAGAAACAGCAATGAAAGGCGGCGGCTATGCACTGGTCACTGGCTGTGCCGCGGGCGATTCCGCCGCCGCGCTGATCGTCAAAGTGGGTGATTAA
- a CDS encoding acyl CoA:acetate/3-ketoacid CoA transferase encodes MNKSIGSTKLIDSATAASLIEDGDTVIWTTAGMCGFAEAVAAALEARFVETGSPRDLTVAHSCGCGDGKTRGMNHLGHEGLVKRLISGHTGQAPRMGELIRNNLTEGYLLPQGVLAHLWRHIAGKKPGVISKVGLGTFVDPRLEGGKANAVAAENLAKLVELEGEEWLLYRTFPVNVAVIRATTADERGNLSMEREALFLEQLSMAQAAKNSGGIVIAQVEYLATQGSLHPKQVKVPADLVDFVVVAAPEQHMQTITTTYNPALSGDLKMPLGGIKPLPLDPRKVIARRAAMELPAGGIVNLGIGMPEGVSSVAAEEGVSDLMTLTTELGTYGGVPASGGDFATAYNAEAIIDHGYQFDFYDGGGLDVCFLGLAQTDHEGNLNVSKFGDKVVGPGGFINISQNARKVVFCGTFTNGGEVVVEEGRIQIRTEGQRRKFVQRVDQITFSGRYAHEIGKPVLYITERCVFELLNGEITLTEIAPGVDIERDILAAMDFVPRIADELREMPAGIFQPQWGDLREHLARD; translated from the coding sequence GTGAATAAGAGTATCGGTAGTACCAAGCTGATAGACAGCGCCACGGCAGCCAGCTTGATTGAGGATGGTGATACCGTCATCTGGACCACCGCGGGCATGTGCGGTTTCGCCGAGGCCGTGGCTGCGGCACTTGAAGCGCGTTTTGTGGAAACCGGCAGCCCGCGGGACCTCACCGTGGCCCATAGCTGCGGCTGTGGCGACGGTAAAACCCGCGGTATGAATCACCTTGGTCATGAGGGGCTGGTCAAACGGCTGATCAGCGGTCATACCGGCCAAGCACCGCGAATGGGTGAGCTGATTCGTAATAACCTTACGGAAGGATATCTGTTGCCCCAGGGCGTGCTGGCTCACCTATGGCGGCACATTGCCGGTAAAAAGCCGGGGGTGATCAGCAAGGTAGGGCTTGGCACCTTTGTTGATCCGCGTCTGGAAGGTGGCAAGGCCAATGCCGTTGCTGCGGAAAACCTGGCCAAGCTGGTTGAACTTGAGGGCGAAGAGTGGTTGTTGTATCGCACCTTCCCGGTCAATGTAGCGGTGATCCGCGCTACCACCGCCGATGAGCGGGGCAATCTGAGCATGGAGCGCGAAGCGCTGTTTCTTGAGCAACTCTCCATGGCCCAGGCAGCCAAAAATAGCGGCGGCATTGTGATTGCCCAGGTGGAGTACCTGGCGACTCAGGGCAGCCTGCACCCCAAGCAGGTCAAGGTGCCGGCTGATCTTGTCGATTTTGTGGTGGTCGCCGCGCCCGAACAGCATATGCAGACCATTACCACCACCTACAACCCCGCGCTTTCCGGTGATCTGAAAATGCCCCTGGGGGGCATCAAGCCGCTGCCACTGGATCCCCGTAAGGTCATCGCTCGGCGCGCCGCCATGGAGTTGCCAGCAGGCGGCATCGTCAATCTGGGCATCGGCATGCCCGAGGGGGTTTCCAGCGTGGCGGCCGAGGAGGGTGTCAGCGACTTGATGACATTGACTACCGAACTCGGTACCTACGGTGGGGTGCCCGCCAGCGGTGGCGACTTCGCTACCGCCTACAACGCTGAGGCGATTATCGACCACGGCTATCAATTTGATTTCTACGACGGAGGCGGCCTGGATGTTTGCTTCTTGGGATTGGCCCAAACCGACCACGAGGGCAACCTCAACGTCAGTAAGTTCGGTGACAAGGTGGTTGGCCCCGGCGGCTTTATCAATATCAGCCAGAATGCGCGCAAGGTAGTGTTCTGCGGCACCTTCACCAATGGCGGCGAGGTGGTCGTTGAAGAAGGCCGCATCCAGATTCGCACAGAGGGCCAGCGGCGCAAGTTTGTGCAGCGCGTTGATCAAATCACCTTTAGCGGCCGCTACGCTCACGAGATCGGCAAGCCGGTGCTCTACATTACCGAGCGCTGCGTTTTCGAACTGCTCAACGGCGAAATTACGCTTACCGAGATAGCGCCGGGGGTTGATATTGAACGCGACATTCTCGCGGCCATGGACTTCGTGCCGCGGATTGCGGATGAATTACGCGAGATGCCCGCCGGTATTTTCCAGCCCCAGTGGGGCGACCTTCGCGAGCATCTGGCCCGCGACTGA